The following proteins are co-located in the bacterium genome:
- a CDS encoding choice-of-anchor E domain-containing protein has product MTSLKPTASRLAVAVCLSLTIFGAGARAASITHSGTYGPSPYLGMSQYTFPVQSVPQFDLPGQCLTSVCVQATAHGAGFLSYENTQTFPASVTSFYQVQVTVRRPDLSPVMVLQPSQSFSDALTSFDGVADYAGTSGVTHSGLDVSAGNTVCLASALDLALFTGAGTVNLPCTAFDMSYQNGANSWSIGMQAYVSYSVTYNYMECGVPTEQTAWGNVKSMYR; this is encoded by the coding sequence ATGACCAGTTTGAAACCGACCGCCTCCCGCCTCGCCGTCGCCGTGTGCCTGTCGCTGACGATCTTCGGCGCCGGCGCCCGCGCCGCCTCCATCACGCACAGCGGCACGTACGGTCCGTCTCCCTATCTCGGCATGAGCCAGTACACGTTCCCGGTCCAGTCCGTGCCGCAGTTCGATCTTCCCGGCCAGTGCCTGACCTCCGTCTGCGTGCAGGCGACGGCGCACGGGGCCGGGTTCCTGAGCTACGAGAACACCCAGACCTTTCCCGCGTCCGTGACGAGCTTCTACCAGGTCCAGGTCACGGTCAGGCGGCCCGACCTGTCGCCGGTGATGGTGCTCCAGCCGTCGCAGTCCTTCTCGGATGCGCTCACGTCGTTCGACGGCGTCGCGGACTACGCCGGCACTTCCGGCGTGACCCACTCCGGCCTGGACGTGTCCGCGGGCAACACGGTCTGCCTGGCGAGCGCCCTCGATCTGGCGCTCTTCACGGGCGCCGGCACGGTCAACCTCCCCTGCACGGCTTTCGACATGTCCTACCAGAACGGCGCCAACAGCTGGTCGATCGGCATGCAGGCCTACGTCAGCTACTCGGTCACCTACAACTACATGGAGTGCGGCGTCCCCAC